In Pseudodesulfovibrio hydrargyri, a single window of DNA contains:
- a CDS encoding molybdopterin-guanine dinucleotide biosynthesis protein MobB, translating into MKAVSIIGPKDSGKTTLGVELARHFKERGLTVSAAKFSHHGFDWSDADTTDYAAVCDTVAGLAPKETFIHWTAHKFLPDLLPLLTNDVLIVEGGKELGFLPRILCLRGDLSDGIDWLHPELAIASVGETSVDGVPVVNDLPSLADLVLEKGFFLPGMDCETCGRPDCRTLASEIVAGKTTPRACLAMHNSIQVDIDGAAVGMKPFVEDIISASIREMIRTLKGYAPGKATIRLDV; encoded by the coding sequence ATGAAGGCTGTCTCCATCATCGGACCGAAAGATTCCGGCAAAACCACCCTGGGCGTGGAGCTCGCCCGCCATTTCAAGGAACGGGGACTGACCGTGTCCGCGGCCAAGTTCAGCCACCACGGCTTCGACTGGAGCGACGCCGACACCACGGACTACGCCGCCGTGTGCGACACCGTGGCCGGGCTGGCCCCCAAGGAGACCTTCATCCACTGGACCGCCCACAAATTTCTGCCGGACCTGCTGCCGCTGCTGACCAACGACGTGCTCATCGTCGAGGGCGGCAAGGAACTCGGCTTCTTGCCCCGCATCCTCTGTCTGCGAGGCGACCTGTCCGACGGCATCGACTGGCTCCACCCGGAACTGGCCATCGCCAGCGTGGGCGAGACGTCCGTGGACGGCGTGCCGGTCGTCAACGACCTTCCGTCTCTGGCCGATCTGGTCCTCGAAAAGGGCTTCTTCCTGCCGGGCATGGACTGTGAGACCTGCGGCCGCCCGGACTGCCGCACCCTGGCCTCGGAGATCGTGGCCGGAAAGACCACTCCCCGGGCCTGCCTGGCCATGCACAACTCCATCCAGGTGGACATCGACGGCGCGGCGGTCGGCATGAAACCGTTCGTCGAGGACATCATCTCCGCCTCCATCCGCGAGATGATCCGCACCCTCAAGGGGTACGCACCGGGCAAGGCGACCATCAGGCTGGACGTCTAG
- a CDS encoding winged helix-turn-helix domain-containing protein: MERNPETILRLRVWLEQEDQTYIGIGSTLLLQQVEKLGSLRKASEALGMSYRRAWGKLKNAEERIGRPLVEKTKGKGQRFNLSPYGKEVMERFLHFYLDVEEYATKRASELLEMDVKKSGEFYRDDME; the protein is encoded by the coding sequence ATGGAGCGAAACCCCGAAACCATACTGAGGCTGCGCGTCTGGCTTGAACAAGAGGATCAAACCTACATCGGCATCGGCAGCACCCTGCTGCTGCAACAGGTGGAGAAACTGGGGTCCCTGCGCAAGGCGTCGGAAGCCTTGGGCATGTCCTACAGGCGGGCATGGGGAAAACTGAAGAACGCCGAGGAGCGCATCGGCAGGCCCCTGGTGGAGAAGACCAAGGGCAAGGGCCAGCGCTTCAACCTCTCGCCCTACGGCAAGGAGGTCATGGAGAGATTCCTGCACTTCTACCTGGACGTGGAGGAATACGCCACCAAACGCGCCTCGGAGCTGCTGGAAATGGACGTCAAGAAATCCGGCGAATTCTACCGGGACGACATGGAATAG
- a CDS encoding tRNA (cytidine(34)-2'-O)-methyltransferase gives MRIVLFEPEIPPNTGNIARLCAATRTPLHLIEPLGFTIDDKHLKRAGLDYWPHVNVTVHPNFGQFLETVAPPRLVMATTKGSASHHRFAFMPDDAIVLGPETRGLPMELMEGHPKVRIPIWGEVRSLNLSTATGILLYEALRQTDGIVDDVPA, from the coding sequence ATGCGCATCGTCCTCTTCGAGCCGGAGATTCCGCCCAACACCGGCAACATCGCCCGGCTGTGCGCGGCCACCAGGACCCCGCTGCATCTCATCGAGCCGCTCGGGTTTACCATCGACGACAAGCACCTCAAGCGCGCCGGACTGGACTACTGGCCGCATGTGAACGTGACCGTGCACCCGAACTTCGGCCAGTTCCTGGAAACCGTGGCCCCGCCGCGCCTGGTCATGGCCACCACCAAGGGGAGCGCGTCCCACCACCGCTTCGCGTTTATGCCCGACGACGCCATCGTGCTGGGCCCGGAGACGCGCGGCCTGCCCATGGAGCTCATGGAGGGGCACCCCAAGGTGCGCATCCCCATCTGGGGCGAGGTGCGCAGCCTGAACCTGTCCACGGCCACGGGCATCCTGCTCTACGAGGCCCTGCGCCAGACAGACGGCATCGTGGACGACGTCCCGGCTTGA
- a CDS encoding extracellular solute-binding protein, with product MKRLLIAALSCLIAMVMALPALAGPTLMMATTTSTANTGLLDELIVPKFMKDTGIEIKYVAVGTGKALKMAENCDVDVVLVHAPAAEKAYVDKGVLIDRKELMYNDFVIIGPASDPAGVKGMDVAQALKTIAEKQAVFASRGDNSGTHKKELSLWKAAGMAVPEKDAWYIQTGQGMLPTINIANEKNGYTMTDRGTYIKYADTKGGNPPLVVLVEGDKVLFNQYSALAVNTAKCKDAQYDLATKFINWMASPDTQKAIGDFKLLGKKLFIPNAQ from the coding sequence ATGAAACGTTTGCTTATCGCCGCCCTGTCCTGCCTTATCGCCATGGTCATGGCCCTGCCCGCGCTGGCCGGTCCGACCCTGATGATGGCCACCACCACCAGCACCGCCAACACGGGCCTGCTGGACGAATTGATCGTGCCCAAATTCATGAAGGACACCGGCATCGAGATCAAATACGTGGCCGTGGGCACCGGCAAGGCCCTCAAAATGGCCGAGAACTGCGACGTGGATGTGGTCCTGGTCCATGCCCCGGCAGCCGAAAAGGCTTACGTGGACAAAGGCGTGCTCATTGACCGCAAGGAACTCATGTACAACGACTTCGTCATCATCGGCCCGGCCTCCGACCCGGCGGGCGTCAAGGGCATGGACGTGGCCCAGGCCCTGAAGACCATCGCCGAGAAGCAGGCCGTGTTCGCCAGCCGTGGCGACAACTCCGGCACGCACAAGAAGGAGCTCTCCCTGTGGAAGGCCGCCGGCATGGCCGTGCCCGAGAAGGACGCCTGGTACATCCAGACCGGCCAGGGCATGCTCCCGACCATCAACATCGCCAACGAAAAGAACGGCTACACCATGACCGACCGCGGCACCTACATCAAGTACGCGGACACCAAGGGCGGCAACCCGCCGTTGGTGGTCCTGGTAGAGGGCGACAAGGTCCTGTTCAACCAGTACAGCGCCCTGGCCGTGAACACCGCCAAGTGCAAGGACGCCCAGTACGACCTGGCCACCAAGTTCATCAACTGGATGGCCTCCCCGGACACCCAGAAGGCCATCGGCGACTTCAAGCTGCTCGGCAAGAAGCTGTTCATCCCCAACGCCCAATAA
- a CDS encoding energy-coupling factor ABC transporter ATP-binding protein: MSTPLIALDNIRQRYSDRTVLDIEHLEFAEGTITGLAGPNGSGKSTLLRLLAFLEPPAKGTVSFLGRPASAKSAVNRQVTLLVQEPYLLKRTVFANVAYGLRIRSKNDIPAKVFRALEVVGLDPAVFAKRQWYELSGGEVQRVALAARLVLKPKLLLMDEPTASLDAKSAELIHQAALSARDEYGAALVIASHDMGWLEAVTDHIHYLENGRLVRTV; encoded by the coding sequence ATGAGCACGCCGCTGATCGCCCTCGACAACATCCGGCAGCGCTACTCGGACCGGACCGTCCTCGACATCGAGCACCTGGAGTTCGCGGAGGGGACCATCACCGGCCTGGCCGGACCCAACGGCTCGGGCAAGTCCACCCTGCTGCGCCTGCTCGCCTTCCTGGAGCCCCCGGCAAAGGGGACCGTCAGCTTTCTCGGCCGTCCCGCCTCGGCCAAATCGGCCGTGAACCGGCAGGTCACCCTGCTGGTCCAGGAGCCCTACCTGCTCAAACGCACGGTCTTCGCCAACGTGGCCTACGGCCTGCGCATCCGCAGCAAGAACGACATCCCGGCCAAGGTCTTCCGCGCCCTGGAGGTCGTCGGCCTCGATCCCGCCGTCTTCGCCAAGCGGCAATGGTACGAGCTGTCCGGCGGCGAGGTCCAGCGCGTGGCCCTGGCGGCCCGGCTGGTGCTCAAGCCCAAGCTTTTGCTCATGGACGAGCCCACAGCCAGCCTGGACGCCAAGAGCGCCGAGCTGATCCATCAGGCCGCCCTGTCCGCCCGCGACGAATACGGCGCGGCCCTGGTCATCGCCAGCCACGACATGGGCTGGCTCGAAGCGGTCACGGACCACATCCATTACCTCGAAAACGGCCGCCTGGTGCGGACCGTCTAA
- a CDS encoding ABC transporter permease gives MDYLLEGFSQGFMLLFSGDPEAYSAIWATVYASTLSMICSMAIGVPLGFLLGYKKFPGKKVVRTIVDTLLSFPTVVIGLVVYAFLTRNGPLGGTGLLFTIPGMAIGQTLLGLPIIVAMTANAVEGLDKRLPMTLITLGANPGQMMWATVLEARYSIMLAAMAAYGRIVSEVGISMMVGGNIKWHTRTITTAIALETGKGEFAVGIALGMVLLTVALLVNIGAAGLKKRAVQ, from the coding sequence ATGGATTATCTGCTTGAAGGCTTTAGCCAGGGTTTCATGCTCCTCTTCTCGGGCGACCCCGAGGCCTATTCGGCCATCTGGGCCACGGTCTACGCCTCGACCCTGTCCATGATCTGCAGCATGGCCATCGGCGTTCCCCTGGGCTTTCTGCTCGGCTACAAGAAATTTCCCGGAAAGAAGGTCGTCCGCACCATAGTGGACACCCTGCTTTCCTTCCCCACCGTGGTCATCGGGCTGGTGGTCTACGCCTTTTTGACCCGCAACGGCCCGCTTGGCGGCACCGGCCTGCTCTTCACCATCCCGGGCATGGCCATCGGCCAGACCCTGCTCGGCCTGCCGATCATCGTGGCCATGACCGCCAACGCCGTGGAGGGTCTGGACAAACGGCTGCCCATGACCCTGATAACGCTGGGCGCCAACCCCGGCCAGATGATGTGGGCCACGGTCCTCGAGGCCCGCTACTCCATCATGCTCGCGGCCATGGCCGCCTATGGGCGCATCGTCTCCGAGGTGGGCATCTCCATGATGGTCGGCGGCAACATCAAATGGCACACCCGGACCATCACCACGGCCATCGCGCTGGAAACCGGCAAGGGCGAATTCGCCGTGGGCATCGCGCTCGGCATGGTCCTCCTGACGGTGGCCCTGCTGGTCAACATCGGGGCCGCGGGCCTGAAGAAGCGGGCCGTACAATGA